A portion of the Lujinxingia litoralis genome contains these proteins:
- a CDS encoding ectonucleotide pyrophosphatase/phosphodiesterase, which produces MMSPSASRLLALLATLLLLGSPACSEAPADDPGLDASLSHQDADTSGDDAHTPDEDTDENSPDAARVPTLLIGFDGFRPDYLSLAPTPNFDRLIANGVLAESLQPVFPSKTFVNLYAIVTGLYAENHGITGNTVRDPATGDMLRMSDAEKLGQSRWWGGEPIWVTAETQGKRTGTYFWVGSEAEIQGTRPSHWVPYNYQTPARERIDQVVQWLSADDPVDFATLYFSDLDSVGHSQGPRGSRLFNELQEADANLGYLIDQLEAAGIWPDINILLVSDHGMTALDPDKVIRLDHIIDLSDVFVVEWTPVATIIPDPGKSDAVYQALKAAEENYTVYKKEEIPERLRYTHHERIPELVMIADPPYSIANQYILDNIGINKGGHGYDPDFQDMHAFFAAHGPAFHSGLESETLHIVDLYALMTHLLEIEPAAHDGDFARIEHILAD; this is translated from the coding sequence ATGATGTCCCCCTCTGCCTCCCGGCTCCTCGCGCTCCTCGCCACCCTCCTGCTCCTGGGCTCCCCGGCCTGCTCCGAAGCCCCGGCCGACGACCCCGGCCTCGACGCCTCGCTCTCCCACCAGGACGCCGACACCTCCGGCGATGACGCGCACACCCCCGACGAGGACACCGATGAGAACAGCCCGGACGCCGCACGCGTCCCCACCCTCCTCATCGGCTTTGATGGCTTTCGCCCCGACTACTTAAGCCTGGCCCCCACCCCCAACTTCGACCGCCTCATCGCCAACGGCGTCCTCGCCGAATCCCTCCAGCCGGTCTTCCCCTCCAAGACCTTCGTCAACCTCTATGCCATCGTCACCGGCCTCTACGCCGAAAACCACGGCATCACCGGCAACACCGTGCGCGATCCGGCCACCGGCGACATGCTCCGCATGAGCGACGCCGAGAAACTCGGCCAGTCCCGCTGGTGGGGCGGCGAACCCATCTGGGTCACCGCCGAAACCCAGGGCAAACGCACCGGCACCTACTTCTGGGTCGGCTCCGAAGCCGAAATCCAGGGCACTCGCCCCTCCCACTGGGTCCCCTACAACTACCAGACCCCGGCCCGTGAACGCATCGACCAGGTCGTGCAATGGCTCTCGGCCGACGATCCTGTCGACTTCGCCACCCTCTACTTCTCCGACCTCGACTCCGTCGGACACAGCCAGGGCCCCCGCGGCTCGCGCCTCTTCAACGAACTCCAGGAAGCCGACGCCAACCTGGGCTACCTCATCGACCAGCTGGAGGCGGCCGGCATCTGGCCCGACATCAACATCCTCCTGGTCAGCGACCACGGCATGACCGCCCTCGACCCCGACAAGGTCATCCGCCTGGATCACATCATCGACTTAAGCGATGTCTTCGTTGTTGAATGGACCCCCGTGGCCACCATCATCCCCGACCCCGGCAAATCCGACGCGGTCTACCAGGCCCTCAAAGCCGCCGAAGAGAACTACACCGTCTACAAAAAAGAAGAGATCCCCGAGCGCCTGCGATACACCCACCACGAGCGCATCCCCGAGCTCGTCATGATCGCCGACCCGCCCTACTCCATCGCCAACCAGTACATCCTCGATAATATCGGCATCAACAAAGGCGGCCACGGCTACGATCCGGACTTCCAGGACATGCACGCTTTCTTCGCCGCGCACGGCCCCGCCTTCCACTCCGGCCTTGAGTCCGAAACCCTCCATATCGTAGACCTCTACGCTCTGATGACACACCTCCTGGAGATCGAGCCCGCCGCCCACGACGGCGACTTCGCTCGCATTGAACATATCCTGGCCGACTGA
- a CDS encoding TlyA family RNA methyltransferase, which produces MAQKERIDRLLVDRELVDTRTRAQARIMAGDVFVNGQRVDKAGTRVPTDAAIELKGQNLPFVSRGGLKLQAALDAFDYDCTDKVVIDVGASTGGFTDCVLQRHARNVYAVDVGYGQLAWKIRQDPRVINLERQNIRHLDPALIPEPCDLAVIDCSFISLDLVLPATLRFLKPEADLIALIKPQFEVGPDNVGKGGVVRDLDARQGAIERVIDQARAHGMHHLKGIDCPVHGPAGNIEYLAWFQRRA; this is translated from the coding sequence ATGGCCCAAAAAGAGCGCATCGACCGCCTCCTCGTTGACCGGGAGCTGGTCGATACCCGTACCCGCGCCCAGGCGCGCATCATGGCCGGCGACGTCTTCGTCAATGGCCAGCGCGTCGATAAAGCCGGCACCCGCGTGCCCACCGACGCCGCCATCGAACTCAAGGGCCAGAACCTGCCCTTCGTCTCTCGCGGGGGCCTCAAACTCCAGGCCGCCCTCGACGCCTTTGATTACGACTGCACCGACAAAGTCGTCATCGACGTCGGCGCCTCCACCGGCGGCTTCACCGACTGCGTCCTCCAGCGCCACGCCCGAAACGTCTATGCCGTCGACGTCGGCTACGGCCAACTCGCCTGGAAAATCCGCCAGGACCCCCGGGTCATCAACCTGGAACGGCAGAACATCCGCCACCTGGACCCCGCGCTCATCCCCGAGCCCTGCGACCTGGCCGTGATCGACTGCTCCTTCATCTCCCTCGACCTGGTGCTCCCGGCCACCCTGCGCTTTCTCAAACCCGAGGCCGACCTCATCGCCCTGATCAAGCCCCAGTTCGAAGTCGGCCCCGATAACGTCGGTAAAGGCGGCGTGGTGCGCGACCTCGACGCGCGCCAGGGCGCCATCGAGCGCGTCATCGACCAGGCCCGCGCCCACGGCATGCACCACCTCAAGGGCATCGACTGCCCCGTCCACGGTCCGGCCGGAAACATCGAATACCTGGCCTGGTTCCAGCGCCGCGCCTGA
- a CDS encoding L,D-transpeptidase family protein, whose product MTHTPRRRPIARRINTVALALGLLTLSACSEPTIEPQAAQSYTQSWAPTLEEALRQESAQAASSQALKERLSAAAQSPAQRAQADAPPFATLVDQVYQARDYEPALVKNAALTPAGEAVWNALQLVEDHQLDPAPYQLDQIAGLFDQLETQKQAYADFDELQPTEAEIAFASAWLTEQPVAAFDLSPENHARLTEALLAAPSGARLRDALQTYQQKSAQVVAVEVQLEELLAAGLARYAHQLRHFRLKEIFVHERHWDKYNEPDSRSTRPDEAKGPFRAGQVWRRASHVATDIANARKSQILHQGIKDTLASTLNAEGPEQARAGVDAIPPQQPQYQGLIKAFRRYRDIVEAGGWPEVPAPRSLKPGQSAPVVASLKQRLQIEGFYPADAPLDERYDDLLVDAVREYQHTHQMVANGSPHKVFWGSLNVPAERRLAQIALNIKRWRSTNIAHDEFDQYVFVNIPDFNVELWHEHERKLRFGIVVGNNNKEVNPLTGEAERANRTPTLAAYIDRIIYNPYWNVTPRIRAESIIPKVHKHVTGAYASRLSALLASAKPAPALAPAAGALRAPQAPTLTANRAPGMVGRPPAAAQPTAQPTTPAAAQPAAPATDPTESLTTMRSTDAGRVRAFKTDALRRILEHHFPGEEGLARFRAQFPYLDPHTGLVDVSTTNPDHIPSWYEANGYEVAFPGRTWEYVRMLPGGDNALGFVKIIFPNLQDIYLHDTPHKPLFSRPVRGFSHGCIRMEQPLNMAETLLQLDGQNPDIDRILEKGDYNPIFLKHQVPVFIEYYTVRVDDEGRPHFLADIYNYDELG is encoded by the coding sequence ATGACTCATACCCCCCGACGCCGACCGATCGCCCGGCGAATCAACACCGTCGCCCTGGCCCTTGGCCTGCTCACGCTCAGCGCCTGCTCCGAACCGACCATCGAGCCCCAGGCCGCGCAGAGCTACACCCAGTCATGGGCCCCCACGCTCGAAGAAGCGCTCCGCCAGGAGAGCGCTCAGGCCGCCTCCAGTCAGGCCCTCAAAGAGCGCCTCTCGGCCGCCGCCCAGAGCCCGGCCCAGCGCGCCCAGGCCGACGCCCCCCCCTTCGCCACCCTGGTCGATCAGGTCTACCAGGCCCGCGACTACGAGCCCGCGCTCGTCAAAAACGCCGCGCTGACCCCGGCCGGCGAAGCCGTCTGGAACGCCCTCCAGCTCGTCGAAGACCACCAGCTCGACCCGGCCCCCTACCAGCTCGACCAGATCGCCGGGCTCTTCGACCAGCTCGAAACCCAAAAACAGGCCTACGCCGACTTCGACGAGCTCCAGCCCACCGAGGCCGAGATCGCCTTCGCCAGCGCCTGGCTCACCGAGCAGCCGGTCGCCGCCTTTGATCTCTCCCCCGAGAACCACGCGCGCCTCACCGAAGCGCTTCTGGCCGCCCCCAGCGGCGCGCGCCTGCGCGACGCCCTCCAGACCTACCAGCAGAAGTCCGCCCAGGTCGTCGCCGTCGAAGTCCAGCTCGAAGAGCTTTTGGCCGCCGGCCTGGCCCGCTACGCCCACCAGCTGCGCCACTTCCGCCTCAAAGAGATCTTCGTCCACGAGCGCCACTGGGATAAGTACAACGAGCCCGACAGCCGCTCCACGCGCCCCGACGAGGCCAAAGGCCCCTTCCGCGCCGGACAGGTCTGGCGACGCGCCTCCCATGTCGCCACCGACATCGCCAACGCCCGCAAATCCCAGATCCTCCACCAGGGCATCAAAGACACCCTGGCCAGCACCCTCAACGCCGAAGGCCCCGAGCAGGCCCGGGCCGGCGTCGACGCCATCCCCCCCCAACAACCCCAGTACCAGGGCCTGATCAAGGCCTTCCGCCGCTACCGCGACATCGTCGAAGCCGGCGGCTGGCCAGAGGTCCCCGCGCCTCGCTCCCTCAAACCCGGCCAGAGCGCCCCGGTCGTCGCCAGCCTCAAACAACGCCTCCAGATCGAAGGCTTCTACCCGGCCGACGCCCCCCTCGATGAACGCTACGACGACCTCCTCGTCGACGCCGTGCGCGAGTACCAGCACACCCACCAGATGGTCGCCAATGGAAGCCCCCACAAGGTCTTCTGGGGCTCGCTCAACGTCCCGGCCGAGCGCCGCCTGGCTCAGATCGCCCTCAACATCAAGCGCTGGCGCTCCACCAACATCGCCCACGACGAATTCGACCAGTACGTCTTCGTCAACATCCCCGACTTCAACGTCGAACTCTGGCATGAGCACGAGCGCAAGCTCCGCTTTGGCATCGTCGTCGGCAATAACAACAAAGAGGTCAACCCCCTCACCGGCGAAGCCGAACGCGCCAACCGCACCCCCACGCTGGCGGCCTACATCGACCGCATCATCTACAACCCCTACTGGAACGTCACCCCGCGCATCCGGGCCGAATCCATCATCCCCAAGGTCCACAAACACGTCACCGGCGCCTACGCCTCCCGCCTGAGCGCTCTGTTGGCCTCCGCCAAACCCGCCCCGGCCCTGGCCCCGGCCGCCGGCGCCCTGCGCGCCCCCCAGGCCCCCACCCTCACGGCCAACCGCGCCCCCGGCATGGTCGGACGCCCCCCGGCCGCCGCGCAGCCCACCGCTCAGCCCACGACGCCCGCCGCCGCGCAGCCCGCCGCCCCGGCCACCGACCCCACCGAGTCGCTCACCACCATGCGCTCCACCGATGCCGGCCGCGTGCGCGCGTTCAAAACCGACGCCCTGCGCCGCATCCTCGAGCACCACTTCCCCGGTGAAGAGGGCCTGGCTCGCTTCAGAGCCCAGTTCCCCTACCTCGACCCGCACACCGGCCTGGTCGATGTCTCCACTACCAACCCCGACCACATCCCCTCCTGGTACGAGGCCAACGGCTACGAGGTCGCCTTCCCCGGACGCACCTGGGAGTACGTCCGCATGCTCCCCGGCGGCGACAACGCCCTGGGCTTTGTCAAAATCATCTTCCCCAACCTCCAGGACATCTACCTCCACGACACTCCCCACAAACCCCTCTTCTCGCGACCGGTTCGCGGCTTCAGCCACGGCTGCATCCGCATGGAACAGCCCCTGAACATGGCCGAAACCCTCCTGCAGCTCGACGGCCAGAACCCCGACATCGACCGCATCCTGGAGAAGGGCGACTACAACCCGATCTTCCTTAAGCACCAGGTCCCCGTCTTCATCGAGTACTACACCGTGCGCGTCGACGATGAGGGCCGCCCCCACTTCCTGGCCGACATCTACAACTACGACGAACTCGGCTAA
- a CDS encoding OmpA family protein, translated as MNILIPNLRSLPSLLTRAGLTTLIAALLCAAPAAAQDFEYRVNNRVQVGQGHPSLTLRAPATLTDVVVTFQRSDGHTRTQRLGRLERGEVKELRIEQPPGTFDYTLTLKGTDTLGEPVEFQLTFDVAFTEPLRVNVDTEQIELGQGRLPIQVNRPVDKVEIELFDQNNRSLGTQTSRLNGQRGNLSLTFQPPSAQLAGVRVTVHDTDGFWESFILEPFWVEIPHQSVVFDSGQHSWQDSELPKLTETLERVQQAMRAHRDKGLQMQLYIAGYTDTVGDAASNQRLSERRARAIGQWFASQNLDIPIFYQGFGEAVLAKPTPDNTPEEANRRALYILGNGTPPTSDQLPASRWNRVR; from the coding sequence ATGAACATCCTCATCCCCAACCTGCGCTCTCTCCCCTCGCTCCTGACCCGCGCCGGCCTCACCACTCTCATCGCCGCGCTCCTCTGCGCCGCCCCGGCCGCCGCCCAGGACTTTGAGTACCGCGTCAACAACCGCGTCCAGGTCGGACAGGGACACCCCTCGCTCACCCTGCGCGCGCCGGCCACGCTCACCGACGTCGTGGTCACCTTCCAACGCTCCGATGGCCACACCCGCACCCAGCGCCTGGGACGCCTGGAGCGCGGGGAAGTCAAAGAGCTGCGCATCGAACAGCCCCCCGGCACCTTTGACTACACCCTCACCCTCAAAGGCACCGACACCCTGGGCGAACCCGTCGAGTTCCAGCTGACCTTTGACGTCGCCTTCACCGAACCCCTGCGCGTCAACGTCGACACCGAGCAGATCGAACTCGGACAGGGACGCCTCCCCATCCAGGTCAACCGCCCCGTCGATAAGGTCGAGATCGAGCTCTTCGATCAAAACAACCGCTCCCTGGGCACCCAGACCTCCCGGCTCAACGGCCAGCGGGGCAACCTCAGCCTCACCTTCCAGCCCCCCTCCGCCCAACTCGCCGGCGTGCGCGTCACCGTCCACGACACCGACGGCTTCTGGGAGTCCTTTATCCTGGAGCCCTTCTGGGTCGAGATCCCCCACCAGAGCGTCGTCTTTGACTCCGGCCAACACTCCTGGCAGGACTCCGAGCTCCCCAAACTCACCGAAACCCTGGAGCGGGTCCAGCAGGCCATGCGCGCCCACCGCGACAAAGGGCTCCAGATGCAGCTCTACATCGCCGGGTACACCGACACCGTCGGCGACGCCGCCAGCAACCAGCGCTTAAGCGAGCGCCGGGCCCGCGCCATCGGCCAGTGGTTCGCCTCCCAGAACCTCGACATCCCCATCTTTTATCAGGGCTTTGGCGAAGCCGTCCTGGCCAAGCCCACCCCCGACAACACCCCGGAAGAAGCCAACCGCCGCGCCCTCTACATCCTGGGCAACGGCACCCCGCCCACCTCCGATCAACTCCCGGCCTCCCGCTGGAATCGCGTGCGCTGA
- a CDS encoding NUDIX hydrolase, producing the protein MQELRDAATVMLVREVGSRLEVLLMRRARGLAFMADRWVFPGGRVDEADGDEAVQGWCEDVGAIGEAAARMGVEAARARALCVAALREVFEESGLLLVRRQGAHVEASALARLREELSCWRGEVDRGERTMVGLMEALGARLEGVRLGVNELVLFAHWITPFFETRRYDTRFFVARAPQGQEVGADERELVDAQWLTPSEALGRYREGALELAPPTLCVLEAMRVYERAGGMEALFRDASRAQVRAILPHLLEEADEGEAVLVLPGDRGYPVGDARYAGYASARGEVTRVVRKGGQWWTGASPG; encoded by the coding sequence ATGCAGGAGTTAAGGGATGCGGCCACGGTGATGCTGGTGCGGGAGGTGGGGAGCCGGCTGGAGGTGTTGTTGATGCGGCGCGCGCGGGGGCTGGCGTTTATGGCCGATAGGTGGGTGTTTCCGGGGGGGCGCGTGGATGAGGCCGATGGGGATGAGGCGGTCCAGGGATGGTGCGAGGATGTGGGGGCGATCGGGGAGGCCGCCGCGCGGATGGGGGTGGAGGCAGCGCGCGCCCGGGCCTTGTGTGTGGCGGCGCTGCGGGAGGTGTTTGAGGAGTCGGGGTTGTTGCTGGTCCGGCGGCAGGGGGCGCACGTGGAGGCCAGTGCGCTGGCGCGCTTGCGCGAGGAGCTCTCGTGCTGGCGGGGGGAGGTGGATCGCGGGGAGCGCACGATGGTGGGGTTGATGGAGGCGTTGGGAGCGCGGCTGGAGGGGGTGCGGCTGGGCGTGAACGAACTCGTGCTCTTTGCGCATTGGATCACGCCCTTTTTTGAGACTCGCCGCTACGATACGCGCTTTTTTGTGGCGCGGGCACCGCAGGGCCAGGAGGTGGGGGCGGATGAGCGGGAGTTGGTCGATGCGCAGTGGCTCACGCCCTCGGAAGCCCTGGGGCGCTATCGGGAGGGGGCGTTGGAGCTGGCTCCGCCCACGCTCTGCGTGTTGGAGGCGATGCGGGTCTATGAGCGCGCGGGCGGGATGGAGGCCCTGTTTCGGGATGCCTCCAGGGCGCAGGTGAGGGCGATTTTGCCGCACCTTCTGGAGGAGGCCGACGAGGGGGAGGCGGTGTTGGTGCTGCCCGGCGATCGCGGGTACCCGGTCGGCGATGCGCGCTACGCGGGGTATGCGTCGGCCAGGGGAGAGGTGACCCGGGTGGTGCGCAAAGGGGGGCAGTGGTGGACCGGGGCGTCGCCGGGGTGA
- a CDS encoding mechanosensitive ion channel family protein, with protein MDALPFASWFDAFDPARLYEAGTGLAALIIALAAITLITHRIALPALVAFAKRSSIGWDDILVDQKVLDRLKNLPSVLAIQLGVTWVPHLPTGLTEALRLTCLCLAVVMIARSTSALLSTFNEIHRRYSVNRDRPIKGYLQVIQVLVYCVAGILIVSFILDRSPLILLSGLGAMTAVIMLVFRDSLLSLVAGIQLTQNDLIRVGDWIEMPQFNADGDVTDIALNVVTVQNWDRTITVIPTHKFLEHSFKNWRGMQLSGGRRIMRSIHLDLSTVRYLTDDEIEDLRQIRVLRPYIDQKLHDISQHNAHDLPEEFAAHPVNQRRLTNLGTLRAYIGLFLRQHKNIHQDMTLMVRQLEPDAHGVPLQIYTFTNTTVWAEYEAIQGDIFDHLLATLPRFGLRAYQRPSGHDITRGALTLASPDPSRKPAASRDPADAPL; from the coding sequence ATGGACGCGCTGCCCTTCGCCTCGTGGTTTGACGCCTTCGACCCCGCCCGCCTCTACGAAGCCGGCACCGGCCTGGCCGCCCTCATCATCGCCCTGGCCGCCATCACCCTGATCACCCACCGCATCGCCCTGCCCGCGCTGGTGGCCTTCGCCAAACGCAGCTCCATCGGCTGGGACGACATCCTCGTCGACCAGAAGGTCCTCGACCGCCTCAAAAACCTGCCCTCGGTCCTGGCCATCCAGCTCGGCGTCACCTGGGTGCCCCACCTCCCCACCGGCCTCACCGAAGCGCTGCGCCTGACCTGCCTCTGCCTGGCCGTCGTCATGATCGCCCGCAGCACCAGCGCGCTCCTCTCCACCTTCAACGAAATCCACCGCCGCTACTCGGTCAACCGCGACCGCCCCATCAAGGGCTACCTCCAGGTCATCCAGGTCCTGGTCTACTGCGTCGCCGGCATCCTCATCGTCTCCTTCATCCTGGATCGCTCCCCGCTCATCCTCTTAAGCGGCCTGGGCGCCATGACCGCCGTCATCATGCTCGTCTTCCGCGACAGCCTCCTGAGCCTGGTCGCCGGCATTCAGCTCACCCAAAACGACCTGATCCGCGTCGGTGACTGGATCGAAATGCCCCAGTTCAACGCCGATGGCGATGTCACCGACATCGCCCTCAACGTCGTCACCGTCCAGAACTGGGACCGCACCATCACCGTCATCCCCACCCATAAGTTTCTCGAACACTCCTTTAAAAACTGGCGCGGCATGCAGCTCAGCGGCGGCCGACGCATCATGCGCTCCATCCACCTCGATCTCAGCACCGTGCGCTACCTCACCGACGACGAAATCGAAGACCTCCGCCAGATCCGCGTGCTCCGCCCCTACATCGACCAGAAACTCCACGACATCTCCCAGCACAACGCCCACGACCTCCCCGAGGAATTCGCCGCCCATCCGGTCAACCAGCGACGCCTCACCAACCTGGGCACGCTCCGCGCCTACATCGGCCTCTTCCTCCGCCAGCACAAAAACATCCATCAGGACATGACCCTGATGGTCCGCCAGCTCGAACCCGACGCCCACGGCGTCCCCCTGCAGATCTACACCTTTACCAACACCACGGTGTGGGCCGAGTACGAGGCCATCCAGGGCGATATCTTCGATCACCTCCTGGCCACCCTCCCCCGCTTCGGCCTGCGCGCCTACCAGCGCCCCTCCGGACACGACATCACCCGGGGCGCCCTCACACTCGCCAGCCCCGACCCCTCCCGAAAGCCGGCCGCCTCCAGAGACCCGGCCGACGCCCCCCTCTAA
- a CDS encoding Rieske (2Fe-2S) protein, producing MPTSRSSTLAILDICDLRHPGDARAFLFTDAHGRPATGFLLRLSPSTLVAFENRCPHWNIPLGDDPSRLFHPAGNVIVCQTHGARFDAHSGLCQTGPCDGQHLTRFTVLPGPEPGQVTIKRSGLSL from the coding sequence ATGCCCACCTCTCGCTCCTCGACCCTGGCCATCCTGGACATCTGCGATCTTCGCCACCCCGGCGATGCCCGCGCCTTCCTGTTCACCGACGCGCACGGACGCCCGGCCACCGGCTTTCTCCTGCGCCTCTCGCCATCCACCCTGGTCGCCTTCGAAAATCGCTGCCCCCACTGGAATATCCCCCTGGGCGACGACCCTTCCCGACTCTTCCACCCCGCGGGCAACGTCATCGTCTGCCAGACCCACGGCGCCCGCTTTGACGCCCACAGCGGTCTATGCCAGACAGGACCCTGTGACGGACAACACCTGACGCGATTTACGGTCCTGCCCGGCCCCGAACCCGGCCAGGTCACCATCAAACGCTCCGGACTCTCTCTCTAA